In Agarivorans gilvus, one genomic interval encodes:
- the fbaA gene encoding class II fructose-bisphosphate aldolase, giving the protein MSKIFDFVKPGVISGDDVQKVFAVAKENNFALPAVNCVNTDSVNGVLEAAAKVKAPVIIQFSNGGAAFFCGKGVKLEGQGAQILGAVAGAKYVHAVAETYGVPVILHTDHAAKKLLPWIDGLLDAGEEFFAQTGKPLFSSHMLDLSEESLEENVETCAKYLERMAKMNMTIEIELGCTGGEEDGVDNSDMDASELYTSPEDVAYAYEKLSAVSHRFTIAASFGNVHGVYQAGNVVLTPTILRDSQAYVSEKFGLPANSLNFVFHGGSGSSEAEIKESISYGVIKMNIDTDTQWATWDGIRQYEAENHDYLQGQIGNPTGESAPNKKYYDPRVWLRAGQASMVARLEKAFADLNAVDVL; this is encoded by the coding sequence ATGTCTAAGATCTTCGATTTCGTAAAACCTGGTGTTATCTCTGGTGATGACGTACAAAAAGTATTTGCCGTTGCCAAAGAAAACAACTTCGCTCTTCCAGCAGTTAACTGTGTAAACACTGACTCTGTAAACGGCGTACTAGAAGCTGCAGCTAAAGTTAAAGCTCCTGTTATTATTCAGTTTTCTAATGGCGGCGCTGCTTTCTTCTGTGGTAAAGGCGTTAAATTGGAAGGTCAAGGTGCACAAATCCTTGGTGCGGTTGCTGGTGCGAAATACGTACACGCTGTAGCTGAAACTTACGGTGTTCCTGTAATTCTTCACACTGACCACGCTGCTAAGAAATTACTACCTTGGATCGACGGTCTACTAGACGCTGGTGAAGAATTCTTCGCTCAAACTGGTAAGCCTCTATTCTCTTCTCACATGCTTGACCTAAGTGAAGAGTCTCTAGAAGAGAACGTTGAAACCTGTGCTAAATACCTAGAGCGCATGGCTAAAATGAACATGACCATCGAGATCGAATTGGGTTGTACTGGTGGTGAAGAAGATGGCGTTGATAACTCAGATATGGACGCTTCTGAGCTTTACACTTCACCTGAAGATGTTGCCTACGCTTACGAGAAACTAAGTGCTGTTAGCCACCGTTTCACTATTGCTGCTTCTTTCGGTAACGTACATGGCGTATACCAAGCGGGTAACGTGGTACTAACTCCAACCATCCTACGTGATTCACAAGCGTACGTTTCAGAGAAGTTTGGTCTACCTGCTAACTCTCTAAACTTCGTATTCCACGGTGGTTCTGGTTCTTCTGAAGCAGAAATCAAAGAGTCTATCTCTTACGGTGTTATCAAAATGAACATCGATACTGATACTCAGTGGGCAACTTGGGATGGTATTCGTCAATACGAAGCTGAAAACCACGATTACCTACAAGGTCAAATCGGTAACCCAACTGGTGAGTCTGCTCCTAACAAGAAATACTACGACCCACGTGTATGGTTACGTGCTGGTCAAGCTTCTATGGTTGCTCGCCTTGAGAAAGCTTTTGCTGACCTAAATGCAGTAGACGTACTGTAA
- a CDS encoding phosphoglycerate kinase yields MSIIKMTDLDLAGKRIFIRADLNVPVKNGKVTSDARILASLPTIKLCLEAGAKVMVTSHLGRPTEGEYAEEFSLAPVVNYLNDALDCEVKLAKDYLDGLELNAGELVVLENVRFNKGEKKNEEALSKQYAALCDIFVMDAFGTAHRAQASTHGVGTYAPVACAGPLLAAELEALGKAMDNPERPLVAIVGGSKVSTKLTVLESLSKVADQLVVGGGIANTFIAAAGNNVGKSLYEADLVETAQKLMKECSIPVATDVACAKAFDENAEAEIKNVADVQDDDMIFDLGPDSTAALAEIIGNAKTILWNGPVGVFEFKNFEAGTKGISEAIAKSAGFSVAGGGDTLAAIDKFGIKADVSYISTGGGAFLEFVEGKVLPAVAMLEERAKG; encoded by the coding sequence ATGTCAATTATCAAAATGACCGACTTAGATCTTGCAGGCAAACGTATTTTTATTCGTGCTGATCTAAACGTTCCAGTAAAAAACGGTAAAGTTACTTCTGATGCACGTATTCTAGCATCTCTTCCAACTATCAAGCTTTGCTTAGAAGCTGGCGCGAAGGTTATGGTGACATCTCACCTAGGTCGTCCAACTGAAGGCGAATACGCAGAAGAGTTCTCTCTAGCTCCTGTAGTTAATTACTTAAACGACGCTTTAGATTGCGAAGTTAAACTAGCCAAAGATTACCTAGACGGTTTAGAGCTTAACGCTGGTGAGTTGGTTGTTCTTGAAAACGTTCGTTTCAACAAGGGTGAGAAGAAAAACGAAGAAGCGCTTTCTAAGCAATACGCTGCTCTTTGTGACATCTTCGTTATGGATGCATTTGGTACGGCTCACCGTGCTCAAGCGTCAACTCACGGTGTAGGTACTTACGCTCCTGTTGCGTGTGCTGGTCCTCTTCTTGCTGCTGAGCTAGAAGCTCTAGGTAAAGCAATGGACAACCCAGAGCGTCCACTTGTAGCTATCGTTGGTGGTTCTAAAGTATCAACTAAACTTACTGTTCTAGAGTCTCTATCTAAAGTTGCTGACCAACTTGTAGTGGGCGGCGGTATTGCTAATACCTTCATCGCAGCTGCTGGCAACAACGTAGGTAAATCTCTTTACGAAGCAGACCTAGTTGAAACTGCACAAAAATTGATGAAAGAGTGTTCAATTCCAGTGGCTACTGATGTGGCTTGTGCTAAAGCTTTTGATGAAAACGCTGAAGCTGAAATCAAGAATGTTGCTGATGTACAAGATGACGACATGATCTTTGACTTAGGTCCTGATTCAACTGCCGCTCTTGCTGAAATTATTGGTAACGCTAAAACAATTCTTTGGAATGGCCCTGTTGGCGTATTCGAATTCAAAAACTTCGAAGCGGGTACAAAAGGTATTTCAGAAGCTATCGCTAAATCTGCAGGTTTCTCTGTAGCGGGCGGTGGTGACACGCTAGCCGCTATCGACAAGTTCGGTATCAAAGCTGACGTTTCTTACATCTCTACTGGTGGCGGTGCCTTCCTAGAGTTTGTAGAAGGTAAAGTATTGCCTGCTGTAGCCATGCTTGAAGAGCGTGCTAAAGGCTAA
- a CDS encoding type I secretion system permease/ATPase, with translation MQDAKKQHAYQDLDITAKQIDPLLNSLVFLSKYYGKPFSARALSAGLPLEDGLLTPALLPRAALRAGMDATLVKKPINKIPDLLLPCILLLKDGRSCVLLSRSDDHLEVAWPELADGHEHIALEQLAESYTGFCCYIRKRYRFDERSPQSLSNKQGHWFWNTLRRSAPIYRDALIASLFLNLFAIASPLFVMNVYDRVVPNSAIDTLWVLTAGMALVLIFDFALKQMRAYTLDLAAKKSDILLSARIFEKLLNIKAEVRPPSVGAFAKNVQEFDSIREFITSATVAALVDVPFSLLFLAVIAFVAGPVAIVPIGAALVMLAYSFYIKGKMRHEVEQGSRFASQKNAHLIESLNGIESLKLAGAESQFQHKWEELVGNIANWNMAIRKLATSVGSVNAFVSQSTTVLLVVVGVFQISQGHLSMGGLVAAVMLTGRALVPFSQVSLLATRYNQAQSALENLEAIMQLPDENLERYMHRKHFDGAVSFSDVSFSYPGSEQQVLRDLNLSIKAKEKVAIIGKIGAGKTSIEKLLLGFYLPQQGAIRLDGVDLNQISPADIRQKIGCLPQDINLFYGSIRENITLGVPHIEDELIFRAADLAGVSQFTDIDPQGLDRQVGERGLYLSGGQRQAVALARALLFNPPVLVLDEPTSSMDAYSENLVKQRLAKVAEDKTFILITHKMSMLDLVDRIIVLERGRVVADGPKAEVLELLRSGKVRAPSE, from the coding sequence GTGCAGGACGCGAAGAAACAGCACGCATATCAAGATTTAGATATCACCGCCAAACAGATTGACCCGCTACTTAACAGTTTAGTGTTTTTGTCTAAGTATTATGGCAAACCTTTCTCAGCCCGAGCTCTATCGGCAGGCTTGCCTTTGGAAGACGGCTTACTCACTCCCGCTCTGCTGCCGCGAGCGGCCTTGCGTGCCGGAATGGATGCCACCCTCGTTAAAAAGCCAATTAATAAGATCCCCGATTTACTCTTGCCCTGCATCTTATTACTCAAAGATGGGCGTAGTTGTGTTTTGTTGTCGCGTAGCGATGACCACTTGGAAGTGGCTTGGCCAGAGTTGGCCGATGGTCATGAACATATTGCATTAGAGCAATTAGCTGAGAGTTATACCGGCTTTTGTTGTTATATTCGCAAACGTTATCGCTTTGATGAGCGTTCTCCTCAGTCTTTAAGCAACAAGCAAGGGCATTGGTTTTGGAATACCCTGCGTCGCTCGGCTCCGATTTACCGAGATGCTTTAATCGCTTCTCTATTTTTGAACCTATTTGCCATCGCATCGCCTTTATTTGTGATGAACGTTTACGACCGAGTGGTGCCTAACTCTGCCATCGATACTCTGTGGGTGCTAACAGCCGGTATGGCCTTGGTATTGATCTTCGATTTTGCGCTTAAACAAATGCGCGCTTATACCTTGGATTTGGCTGCTAAAAAGTCGGATATTTTATTGTCTGCGCGGATTTTTGAGAAGCTGCTGAATATTAAAGCAGAGGTGCGGCCGCCGTCGGTGGGAGCCTTTGCTAAAAATGTTCAAGAATTTGATTCTATTCGTGAATTTATTACCTCCGCTACAGTAGCCGCCTTGGTCGACGTGCCATTTTCCTTGTTATTTCTTGCGGTAATTGCTTTTGTTGCCGGACCGGTAGCGATCGTTCCCATTGGCGCGGCCTTGGTGATGTTGGCCTACTCATTTTATATCAAAGGTAAAATGCGCCATGAAGTGGAACAAGGCAGTCGTTTTGCCAGTCAAAAAAACGCTCATCTTATCGAAAGTTTAAATGGTATAGAGTCCTTGAAATTGGCCGGGGCCGAGAGTCAGTTTCAGCATAAGTGGGAAGAGCTGGTGGGCAATATCGCCAATTGGAATATGGCTATCCGCAAGCTCGCCACCTCGGTGGGCAGTGTTAACGCCTTTGTCTCACAAAGTACTACGGTGCTGTTGGTGGTGGTGGGGGTATTTCAAATTTCCCAAGGCCATTTATCCATGGGCGGCTTGGTAGCAGCGGTGATGCTAACCGGTCGAGCACTTGTGCCGTTTTCGCAGGTATCCTTGTTGGCCACGCGTTACAATCAGGCCCAGTCAGCCTTAGAAAATCTTGAAGCCATTATGCAGCTGCCGGATGAAAACTTAGAGCGCTACATGCACCGTAAGCACTTCGATGGTGCGGTGAGTTTTAGCGATGTGAGTTTTAGCTATCCTGGATCCGAGCAGCAGGTATTAAGAGATTTGAATTTATCGATTAAAGCCAAAGAGAAGGTGGCGATTATCGGTAAAATAGGTGCGGGTAAAACCAGTATAGAAAAGCTGTTATTAGGTTTTTATTTGCCCCAGCAAGGCGCGATTCGTTTAGACGGGGTCGATCTTAACCAAATTAGCCCCGCCGATATTCGGCAAAAGATTGGCTGTTTGCCGCAAGACATCAATTTGTTTTACGGCTCAATCCGCGAAAACATCACCCTTGGGGTACCGCATATTGAAGATGAGCTGATTTTTCGTGCCGCCGATTTGGCTGGGGTGAGCCAGTTTACCGACATCGATCCACAAGGTTTGGATCGTCAAGTGGGTGAGCGGGGGCTGTATTTGTCTGGCGGCCAGCGCCAAGCTGTGGCCTTGGCTCGCGCCTTGTTGTTTAACCCTCCAGTGTTGGTATTAGATGAGCCAACCAGCAGTATGGATGCCTACTCAGAAAACTTGGTTAAGCAACGTTTAGCCAAAGTGGCGGAAGATAAAACCTTCATCCTAATTACCCATAAAATGTCGATGTTAGATTTGGTGGACAGAATTATCGTATTGGAACGAGGCCGAGTGGTCGCCGACGGCCCAAAAGCTGAGGTATTGGAGTTATTACGCAGCGGTAAAGTGAGGGCGCCCAGTGAGTAA
- a CDS encoding retention module-containing protein, translating into MEQSIAKVSATIVSLQGQAFAVDAQGSIRTLQPGAMVLPGELIITSEGAELGFYYGEQQYLLGDNSATQLPLVDEQAAIPQLTASNELDVDALQQAILQGADPTELFEATAAGGATTGASSGNGGFIAIQRTGDETIAETGFDSLNPLVPDQLPPREVDSELFAAVSPNAAEPPAPSPDQPPTISLLVESVTEGEVDTSTVVASFTSSDPDGDAITHSLLNDSQGWFVIDGNEIKLTEAGVAAVNDQQLNLSSINITIQAEANGLTAVDSGELNISRIDDGSPPPVDEAPSIEVVAQDITEEAVDTDTVVANFTSSDPEGDAQTYSLLNNDNGYFVLDGQQVKLTAAGVAAVNDDSLNLSELNISVEVTANGKTASDSDIANVLRVDEGPSIEVVAQDVTEEAVSTDTVVANFTSSDPEGDVQTYQLLNNDDGYFVLDGQQVKLTAAGVAAVNDDSLNLSELNISVEVNANGKSASDSDIANVLRVDEGPSIEVVAQDVTEEAVDTDTVVANFSSSDPEGDVQTYQLLNNDNGYFVLDGQQVKLTAAGVAAVNDDSLNLSELNISVEVTANGKSASDSDIANVLRVDEGPSIDVVAQDVTEESVSTDTVVANFTSSDPEGDVQTYQLLNNDDGYFVLDGQQVKLTAAGVAAVNDDSLNLSELNISVEVTANGKSASDSDTANVIRVDEGPSIDVVAQDVTEEAVSTDTVVANFSSSDPEGDAQTYSLLNNDNGYFVLDGQQVKLTAAGVTAVNDDSLNLSELNISVEVTANGKTASDSDVANVLRVDEGPSIEVVAQDVTEEAVDTDTVVANFTSSDPEGDVQTYQLLNNDNGYFVLDGQQVKLTAAGVAAVNDDSLNLSELNISVEVTANGKSASDSDTANVIRVDEGPSIDVVAQDVTEESVSTDTVVANFTSSDPEGDAQTYQLLNNDDGYFVLDGQQVKLTAAGVAAVNDDSLNLSELNISVEVTANGKSASDSDVANILRVDEGPSIEVVAQDVTEEAVGTDTVVANFTSSDPEGDAQTYQLLNNDNGYFVLDGQQVKLTAAGVTAVNDDSLNLSELNISVEVTANGKSASDSDIANVIRVNEAPDAQNDDFSHLEAGQTVDLDLLANDSDPEGDGLSIQSIDGHALRPGFAQDIVLAQGVVHVNEAGELSFTANTDASGGVAFSYVVQDSYGNQSSAQVTGNVLNLTSDVAQVAESGLAIGSQPNESDTLAEGNLLSNDQGLQDGLVLTSVTYQGQPYTPDANGVISISSAYGELSVYTADYNGHSAGDYQYQLTQANLAGDDVSENFTYIVSQPSSGFVSESQLKVSILDDQPIGSDIVHSFTSSPEPATTNLVLVLDTSASMTNGEHGDGLNYLNIAVEALTALIEQADERGNVNIQIIGFSDNVKSSGWISDNVADAIEFLNDLSSGGGTHYDAALNEVIASSGSDQQPSADNSLLYFISDGEPNLGYGIDDTVQYQGGSGLTAWDNFVRDNIDTSYGIGIGKADLEVLKDVASESATDEYAFIVDDPNDLAITVLETYLDGQVEASLGLLRTASTDGFMVGADDGFVSEIVVDGVRYSYDPYADPEQAKTLNLTTALGGLLMLNFVTGAYSYELDLAADGWGQQESFAVTVTDFDGDANSIDLVINTQFEAVLDANRDMILTNQDGHSTITVPSLALLWNDTGHNISFDGVDNPVGGSVSGSDEIHFDSDDGVGLGIHDSNFETEQLSIIARAEDVDWIDFLGHQAVDLSDRSLFSLNDGNIPQIIRDGYSFTYQSELENDSDDSNLADQDWIKVSLAEGETLWVNMAFVSGAERVKVDAFIFDADGNQLLTDNGTNKFTEDWQGPRGSFTAPAEGEYYIQVQADNEHDSGWYQLHLTIDTSNAVYQKSFDTDVQEQFDYTIIGDGVMDSASAELVGVHGKSIDGGDGDEVLVGNQHNNTLSGGAGDDALVGYAGDDQLEGGDGADLLIGGQGNDILTGGDDSDMFAWLAGDEQGSSNDVITDFTLKVDGDADVLNLSDLLQGENEGNLESYLSFEKIDNGTSIDTIVSIDIDGVDNGSTVHQTITLLDVDFSGMSDSEILSQLLDDQQLNVDK; encoded by the coding sequence ATGGAACAGAGCATTGCTAAAGTCAGTGCAACCATAGTTTCACTTCAGGGTCAGGCATTTGCGGTTGATGCGCAAGGTAGTATTCGGACGCTGCAACCCGGAGCTATGGTCTTGCCTGGAGAATTGATTATTACCTCAGAAGGCGCTGAGCTGGGCTTTTATTATGGTGAACAACAGTATTTGCTGGGCGATAATAGCGCTACTCAACTTCCCCTTGTGGATGAGCAAGCCGCTATTCCACAGCTTACTGCCAGCAATGAGCTTGATGTTGATGCCTTACAACAAGCTATTTTGCAAGGCGCTGATCCAACTGAATTGTTTGAAGCGACGGCTGCTGGTGGAGCTACGACTGGAGCAAGTTCTGGCAACGGTGGTTTTATCGCAATTCAGCGTACCGGGGATGAAACTATAGCTGAAACAGGGTTTGATAGCCTTAATCCTCTTGTACCAGATCAGCTTCCTCCAAGAGAGGTTGATTCTGAGCTGTTTGCCGCAGTTTCTCCCAATGCCGCTGAGCCTCCTGCACCTAGCCCTGACCAGCCACCGACTATTAGTTTGTTGGTTGAGTCGGTAACTGAAGGCGAGGTGGACACCAGTACAGTGGTGGCCAGTTTTACTTCCAGTGATCCAGATGGTGACGCTATCACCCACAGCTTACTTAATGATAGCCAAGGGTGGTTTGTTATTGATGGCAATGAGATCAAACTAACAGAAGCCGGCGTGGCTGCAGTCAATGACCAGCAATTAAACCTCAGCTCAATAAATATTACTATTCAAGCGGAAGCCAATGGTTTGACCGCAGTAGATAGCGGTGAGCTGAACATTTCGCGTATTGATGATGGCAGCCCTCCACCAGTTGATGAAGCCCCTAGCATTGAGGTCGTTGCTCAGGATATTACCGAAGAAGCGGTGGATACCGACACAGTGGTGGCGAACTTCACATCTAGCGATCCCGAAGGCGATGCCCAGACTTACAGCTTATTAAATAACGACAACGGTTACTTTGTCCTCGATGGCCAGCAAGTGAAACTCACCGCAGCCGGTGTGGCGGCGGTGAATGATGACAGCCTCAATCTCAGTGAGCTGAACATCAGCGTGGAAGTCACCGCCAATGGCAAGACTGCCAGTGATAGCGACATTGCTAATGTGCTTCGAGTGGATGAAGGCCCATCGATTGAGGTGGTGGCGCAGGATGTCACCGAAGAAGCGGTAAGCACCGACACGGTGGTGGCCAACTTCACATCTAGTGACCCTGAAGGCGATGTTCAGACTTACCAGTTATTAAATAATGATGATGGTTACTTTGTTCTCGATGGCCAGCAAGTCAAACTCACCGCAGCCGGCGTGGCGGCGGTGAATGATGACAGCCTCAACCTCAGCGAGCTGAATATCAGCGTAGAGGTCAACGCCAACGGCAAGAGTGCCAGCGACAGCGACATTGCTAATGTGCTTCGAGTGGATGAAGGCCCATCGATTGAGGTGGTGGCGCAGGATGTTACCGAAGAAGCGGTGGATACCGATACGGTGGTGGCCAACTTCAGCTCCAGTGATCCGGAAGGCGATGTTCAGACCTACCAATTATTAAATAACGACAACGGTTACTTTGTTCTCGACGGCCAGCAAGTGAAACTCACCGCAGCCGGCGTCGCGGCGGTCAATGACGACAGCTTAAACTTGAGTGAGCTGAACATCAGCGTGGAAGTCACCGCCAACGGCAAGAGCGCCAGCGATAGTGACATCGCCAATGTGCTTCGAGTGGATGAAGGCCCTTCAATTGACGTAGTAGCCCAGGATGTTACCGAAGAGTCTGTTAGCACCGATACGGTGGTGGCCAACTTCACATCTAGTGACCCTGAAGGCGATGTTCAGACTTACCAGTTATTAAATAACGATGATGGTTACTTTGTTCTCGATGGCCAGCAAGTGAAGTTAACCGCAGCCGGTGTGGCGGCAGTCAATGATGATAGCTTAAACTTGAGTGAACTGAACATCAGTGTAGAGGTGACTGCCAACGGCAAGAGTGCCAGCGACAGTGACACTGCTAACGTCATCCGTGTGGATGAAGGCCCATCGATTGACGTAGTAGCCCAGGATGTCACCGAAGAAGCGGTAAGCACCGATACGGTGGTGGCCAACTTCAGCTCTAGTGATCCGGAAGGCGATGCCCAGACTTACAGCTTATTAAATAACGACAACGGTTACTTTGTCCTCGATGGCCAGCAAGTCAAACTCACCGCAGCCGGTGTGACGGCAGTGAATGACGACAGCCTGAATCTTAGCGAGCTGAACATCAGCGTAGAAGTCACCGCCAACGGCAAGACTGCCAGTGATAGCGATGTGGCGAATGTGCTTCGAGTGGACGAAGGCCCAAGCATTGAGGTGGTGGCGCAGGATGTTACCGAAGAAGCGGTGGATACCGATACGGTGGTAGCGAATTTCACATCCAGTGATCCGGAAGGCGATGTTCAGACTTACCAATTGCTTAACAACGACAACGGTTACTTTGTTCTCGATGGCCAGCAAGTGAAGTTAACCGCAGCCGGTGTGGCGGCAGTGAATGACGACAGCTTGAATTTGAGCGAGCTGAACATCAGCGTGGAAGTCACCGCCAACGGCAAGAGTGCCAGCGACAGTGACACTGCTAACGTCATCCGTGTGGATGAAGGCCCATCGATTGACGTAGTAGCCCAGGATGTTACCGAAGAGTCTGTTAGCACCGATACGGTGGTGGCGAACTTCACATCTAGTGATCCAGAAGGCGACGCCCAGACTTACCAGTTATTAAATAACGATGATGGTTACTTTGTTCTCGATGGCCAGCAAGTGAAGTTAACCGCAGCCGGTGTGGCGGCAGTCAATGATGATAGCTTAAACTTGAGTGAACTGAACATCAGCGTAGAAGTCACCGCCAATGGCAAGAGTGCCAGCGACAGTGATGTGGCGAATATTCTGCGGGTGGATGAAGGTCCATCGATTGAAGTGGTCGCTCAGGATGTCACCGAAGAAGCGGTGGGTACCGATACGGTGGTGGCCAACTTCACATCCAGCGATCCAGAAGGCGACGCCCAGACTTACCAATTGCTTAACAACGACAATGGTTACTTCGTCCTCGATGGCCAACAAGTGAAGCTAACCGCTGCGGGTGTGACTGCGGTGAATGATGACAGCTTAAACTTAAGCGAGCTGAACATCAGCGTGGAAGTCACCGCCAATGGCAAGAGCGCCAGCGATAGCGACATTGCCAATGTGATAAGAGTAAATGAAGCGCCAGATGCCCAGAATGATGACTTCTCTCATCTAGAAGCCGGACAAACGGTAGACTTAGATTTATTGGCTAACGATTCGGATCCCGAAGGGGATGGCCTAAGCATTCAATCCATCGACGGGCATGCTCTCAGACCAGGCTTTGCTCAAGATATTGTATTGGCTCAAGGTGTAGTGCATGTGAATGAAGCGGGAGAGTTATCTTTCACCGCCAATACTGATGCTAGCGGTGGTGTGGCATTCTCCTATGTTGTGCAAGACAGTTATGGCAATCAGAGCTCAGCCCAAGTTACCGGTAATGTGCTGAATTTGACTAGCGATGTGGCACAAGTCGCTGAATCAGGTTTAGCTATCGGTTCTCAGCCTAACGAATCCGACACCTTAGCCGAGGGGAACCTGCTTAGTAATGATCAGGGCCTGCAGGATGGATTGGTTCTTACTAGTGTGACTTATCAAGGCCAGCCCTATACGCCAGATGCAAATGGGGTGATCAGTATTTCCAGTGCTTATGGTGAATTGAGTGTTTATACCGCCGATTATAACGGCCACTCTGCTGGTGATTATCAATACCAACTTACTCAAGCGAATCTAGCTGGTGATGATGTGAGTGAGAACTTTACTTACATCGTCAGTCAACCAAGTAGCGGCTTTGTAAGTGAGAGTCAGCTCAAGGTGAGCATTTTAGATGACCAACCGATTGGTAGCGATATTGTTCACAGCTTTACCTCTAGCCCTGAGCCTGCCACCACCAATTTAGTCTTGGTTTTGGATACTTCTGCCAGTATGACCAATGGCGAGCACGGCGATGGATTAAATTACTTGAATATTGCGGTGGAAGCGCTAACGGCCTTGATTGAACAAGCCGATGAACGAGGTAATGTAAATATTCAGATTATCGGTTTTTCAGACAATGTAAAAAGCAGCGGCTGGATTAGCGACAACGTTGCCGATGCGATTGAATTCTTAAACGATCTCAGCTCAGGTGGCGGCACTCACTATGACGCGGCGTTAAATGAAGTCATTGCCAGTAGCGGCTCAGACCAGCAACCAAGTGCCGACAATTCCCTGCTTTACTTTATTTCCGACGGTGAGCCTAACCTAGGTTATGGCATTGACGATACTGTTCAATATCAAGGGGGAAGTGGTTTAACCGCCTGGGATAACTTTGTTCGCGATAACATTGATACCAGTTATGGGATAGGCATTGGTAAGGCTGATTTAGAGGTGCTTAAGGATGTGGCCTCGGAGTCTGCCACTGATGAATACGCCTTCATTGTGGACGATCCTAATGACTTAGCCATTACGGTTCTAGAAACCTATTTGGATGGGCAAGTTGAAGCCTCCTTAGGCTTACTCCGCACCGCTTCTACCGATGGCTTTATGGTGGGCGCCGATGATGGTTTTGTCAGTGAAATCGTGGTTGATGGCGTTCGCTATAGTTACGATCCCTATGCCGATCCTGAGCAGGCTAAAACTCTGAACTTGACTACGGCCTTGGGTGGCTTGTTGATGCTGAACTTCGTCACCGGAGCTTACTCTTATGAGCTTGATTTAGCCGCCGATGGGTGGGGGCAGCAAGAAAGCTTCGCCGTTACGGTCACCGACTTCGATGGTGATGCGAACTCTATCGATTTAGTTATTAATACTCAATTTGAAGCTGTGCTTGATGCCAACCGTGACATGATACTAACCAACCAAGATGGTCATTCCACCATCACTGTGCCAAGTTTAGCCTTATTGTGGAACGATACTGGTCATAACATCAGTTTTGATGGGGTAGATAACCCCGTGGGCGGTAGCGTGAGTGGTAGTGACGAAATCCACTTTGATTCCGATGATGGAGTGGGTTTAGGTATTCACGATAGCAATTTTGAAACTGAGCAACTGTCGATTATTGCCAGAGCCGAGGATGTAGATTGGATTGACTTTTTAGGCCATCAAGCTGTTGATTTGAGTGATCGCTCGTTATTTAGCCTTAATGATGGCAACATTCCGCAAATTATTCGTGACGGTTATTCCTTTACCTACCAGAGTGAGCTCGAAAACGATAGCGATGACAGCAACCTTGCCGATCAAGATTGGATCAAAGTCAGTCTGGCTGAAGGTGAGACCTTATGGGTCAATATGGCCTTTGTCAGTGGTGCCGAGCGGGTCAAAGTAGATGCTTTTATTTTCGATGCCGATGGTAATCAATTACTCACCGATAATGGAACTAACAAGTTCACCGAAGATTGGCAGGGCCCGCGCGGTAGCTTTACCGCTCCTGCAGAGGGCGAGTACTACATCCAAGTACAGGCCGATAACGAGCACGATAGTGGTTGGTATCAACTGCATTTAACTATCGATACCAGCAACGCGGTGTACCAAAAATCTTTTGATACGGATGTTCAAGAACAATTTGACTATACCATTATCGGTGACGGCGTTATGGATAGCGCTAGCGCCGAGTTAGTAGGGGTGCATGGTAAGTCCATTGACGGTGGCGACGGCGATGAAGTACTGGTGGGTAATCAACACAATAATACTCTGAGCGGTGGTGCGGGCGATGATGCCTTGGTGGGTTATGCCGGTGATGATCAACTGGAGGGCGGCGATGGAGCTGACTTGTTAATTGGTGGCCAAGGCAATGATATTCTCACTGGTGGTGACGACAGTGACATGTTTGCTTGGCTGGCCGGAGATGAGCAGGGCAGCAGTAACGATGTGATTACTGACTTTACCCTTAAAGTCGATGGTGACGCTGATGTGCTTAATCTTAGCGACTTGCTACAAGGTGAGAACGAGGGCAATTTAGAATCTTATCTATCTTTTGAAAAGATAGATAACGGCACTAGCATCGATACCATTGTTTCCATTGATATAGATGGCGTAGATAATGGTTCAACCGTTCATCAAACTATCACTTTGCTAGATGTGGATTTCAGCGGCATGAGCGATAGTGAAATCTTGAGCCAACTACTTGACGATCAACAACTTAATGTAGACAAATAG